Genomic window (Pirellulales bacterium):
CGCGCGCCGGGCGATCATGACTTCGAACCGGGCCCGACCGACGCCGCGGCCGTGGCGCGTACCGCGCTTGGTCGCCAGGCGCCCCCCGCGTTCGCGACGCTGGCCGCCGCGCCGTCACTGGCCCAACCCGGCGACCACGTGCTCGACTGCATCTTGATCGACCCGGGACAATGGTGGATCGGCACACATCGCGCGCAGCGCGGTCCCTCATCGCGCGAAGGAGGCTTTTACGACGTGCGGCCGCCCGCCGACATGGTCTCGCGCGCGTATTTGAAAATGTGCGAAGCGCTCGCGTGGTCGCACTTGCCAGTCGTCGCCGGGCAACAGGCCGTCGAGCTGGGTTGCGCTCCGGGAGGGAGTTGCCAGGCGCTCTTGGAGCGCGGACTCGCGGTCGTGGGCGTCGATCCGGCGGCCATGCACGCGACGGTGCTCGCGCACCCGCACTTCACTCACTTGCGCAAGCGCGCGGCCGACGTGCGCCGGCGTGAGTTTCGCAAAACGCGCCTGCTGGCGGCCGACATGAATGTGCCGCCGGAGGTCACGCTCGAGGCCGTCGAAGCGATCGTCACGCACCCTGAGGTCCACATCGAGAGCCTGCTTTTGACCTTGAAGTTGCACGATTGGCAACTGGCCGATTCGGTACCCGATTATCTCGAGCGGGTCCGAGCCTGGGGATACCCCGAGGTCCTGGCACGGCAACTGCAGCATGGTCGGCAGGAAATCTGCGTGGCGGCCAGCCGCCCGGCAAAACGCCGCACTCGTGGCGGAGCCAAGCGTCGGCGGACGGCTCGGCCCATGCGTCGCGAACCGCGCGGCTGAAGCGTCGGCGCCCCTATCCTCGCCGGCGAATCGAGATTCCCCGTGTGACCCCACGCCCTAGAATTCGTTCACCGGCCGAGCGCGGTCGCGCGACTTCGGCGGGCGCGTTTGCAATCGGCTTTTCTATCGGAGGTTGGCTCCCATGACCACCGTTTACCAGCCGATCGAAAACTACGGAATCATCGGCAACATGCGCACCGCGGCCCTGGTCGGCATGAACGGGGCCATCGACTGGCTCTGTTTGCCGCACTTCGATTCGCCGAGCGTCTTTGCCGCGATCCTTGATGCGAAAAAAGGAGGAAACTTCCGCATCGCGCCCATCGGCGACGATTTTCGCAACAAGCAGTTCTATTGGCCCGACACGAATATTCTGATCACCCGATTCTTGCACGCGGATGGAATCGGCGAGATCGAGGACTACATGCCGGTCGGCGAGGTGGCGGCCGCGGCCGACGTGCTGGTGCGCCGCGTGCGCGTGGTGCGCGGCCAGGTGTCGTTCCGCCTGGAATGCACGCCGGCGTTCGACTATGCCCGCGCCCCTGCCCAAGTTCATTTCGGCGACCATGGCGCCTACTTCACCGGTTCCGATATCCGTTTGGGCCTGGCCTCGTCGATCCCACTGGTGCGAACGGCTGGCGGCGT
Coding sequences:
- a CDS encoding SAM-dependent methyltransferase, translating into MDPEAQFLFVTCQVGAEPAVKSEFARRWPAFRFAFSRPGFLTFKLPSPYRVPDDFDPQSVFARTCGICLGKVTGAHDDELAGAAWKLVAGRSFTRLHVWQRDLRAPGDHDFEPGPTDAAAVARTALGRQAPPAFATLAAAPSLAQPGDHVLDCILIDPGQWWIGTHRAQRGPSSREGGFYDVRPPADMVSRAYLKMCEALAWSHLPVVAGQQAVELGCAPGGSCQALLERGLAVVGVDPAAMHATVLAHPHFTHLRKRAADVRRREFRKTRLLAADMNVPPEVTLEAVEAIVTHPEVHIESLLLTLKLHDWQLADSVPDYLERVRAWGYPEVLARQLQHGRQEICVAASRPAKRRTRGGAKRRRTARPMRREPRG